The Methanosarcina barkeri str. Wiesmoor DNA segment TTTTATCTCCAATTTTTATATAAGAGTGAACCGCACCTGCATTTACTCTGAATGGGCGGGCTGCAACATATGGGCTGTCATCGGATTCGGAATTTACAAGGAACATCCCGCTTGCCTGAGAACCTATGAGCATGCCTTCTCCCTTCTGCATAAGATTGCATGTGTCCACACAGACTCTATCTCCCATTCCAAGAGGTTCGACCCGGGTTATAACCGCAGACTCAAGCTCAGTTCTTTCATTTTCCATCTCCCTTGCAGCCTGGATGGTATCTTTAATTTCCTGGATGTTTCCACTGTTAAGAAGGACACCATCTGCTCCGGTTTCAAGGGTCTTGAAAGCCAGCCTTGCTTCTTCAGCATTTTTTACCCCGAAAATTATTTTTACGTCATAACGCTGAAGCTCAGCTATTAGGTTTTCCAGAGGAATAACCTTCCAGTCCGTGCCCGTTACAATCAGGAAGTCGCAGACTTTCCCCATCTCGGCTGCGAATTGCTCGTAGCGTTTGTCCTTGATTATAACATATCCGCCAACAGCTACTTCTTTATCCCTCAGAAGGGTTGCTGCGTTTATGTCAAGAGAACCCTGAGTCTCAAGAGGTAAAGGTTTCGTTCCATCGCCTTCTCCTCTCTTCCCAACGACAATGATCTCAGCCCCGGATTTGTTGTCCCGGCCAAAAGTTGCTACTGGAATATTTCCCAGTTCCCTGACTTTCCCGACATCTCCTGGGTTTACAAGTACACAGTCGGCTCCTGATTCAAGACCTGTCGTAATTCTTTCTTTCTGTTGTTCCCATCCGCCTTCATCGGCTTTTATCCATACGCTTTTCTTCTTCAAAGGCTTCAACCCCGGTACATTTTTTGTTTTTACTCAGGCCTTTTCCCTTTTTTAACTTCTGTTTTGGGTTCCGGTATTGCTTTTCAATATCTAGCTCTCACTTCAACTGCTCGAGGGCTTCTTCTACAGGTCTTCTATGATGTACGATTTCGCAAATGGCCCGGGTGAGTCTAACAGGATCCTTGTGCTGGAAAACATTTCTTCCAATCGCAGCACCTCTGGCTCCGGCTTCCATCGCCCCGTCAATCATCTCCAGGAGTTCTAGATCCGTTGAGGTTTTAGGCCCTCCTGCAATAACTACAGGTACAGGGCAGCCTCTGACAACGTCTCTGAAGCTGTCGGGGTCTCCGGTGTATACCGTTTTTACAACATCAGCACCGAGCTCGGCCCCGATCCTTGCAGCATGCGCTACATTTACAGGGTCGTGCGGATTTGTAATTTTTTTACCTCTGGGGTACATCATAGTAAGGAGAGGCATACCCCATTCCGTACAGTCTCTGGAAATCTTGCCGAGCTGCTCAAGCTGGTCAGCTTCGGTTTCGGAGCCTATATTAATGTGCATGGAAACGGCATCGGCTCCCATTTTTATTACTTCCTCTACAGTACAGACCTGTACTTTGGCATTAGGGTCCGGGCTCAGGGAAGAAGAACCACTTATATGCACGATAAGACCTATATCGTGGCCGTATCCCCTGTGTCCGTATTTTACCATTCCTTTCTGCATAAGGACGGCGTTTGCTCCTCCTTCGGCAACTTTGTTTACCGTGTCAGTGATATTGATAAGCCCGTCAATAGGCCCATCTGAGATCCCATGGTCCATGGGAATAATGACCATGTTTCTGCTTTCCCGGTTCATCAGCCTTTCTATCCGTATCTTTTTACCGATTTCTGCCATTATAATCTCCTTCGAGTGCAAAATGCTCTTAAATTGTTGTTATATCTACTCAGAATTATCGTGCTAGTGTGTGACACATTAGCACACTACACCTATTTAAAGCTATTCCAACTAGCTACGAGACAGGTTATGCACTTTAATAGCAACGGATATTCTTGAACTTTTCTGTATACTAATGTACTATAATGATCATATCTGAAAGTCAACTAGTTGTTATGAGTAAAAGGTATCATTGAAAATACATTCCAGGTCAGAGGAAATATAGATTCAAGAAACGTACAGGACTCGAAGTCTCTTGACTACGAAAACAATTGTCAATTCTAAACTTTGAAAACATACAAGAATTAAAATAGGATAAGACCGGCTAATAGAGTAAACTCAGAGCGTTAGAAAATACAATCATACTAAAACAGGAACTGAAGGAACTATGAAAGAGCTGAAAATTCTTGTTGTTAATAACTACGGACAATTTTGTCATCTTATTCACCGGGCTGTCCGAGACCTTGACATGGACACGAAAATAATTCCCAATACAACGCCAATTGAGGATATCCTGGCAGAGGAGCCGGACGGACTGATCCTGAGCGGTGGGCCGGAAATGGATAGGGCAGGTTTATGTTTCGATTACGTCCGGGAAATCGATCTCCCTATTCTTGGAATCTGCCTCGGGCACCAGGCAATTGCCCTGGCATATGGAGGACACGTTCATTCAGGGAAAAAAGGCGGGTATGCAGAGGTTGAGGTAGAAGTGCTCGAAGAAGACGATATTCTGCGTGGACTCGGACCCAAGGCTACAGTCTGGGCTTCCCATGCAGATGAGGTTGCCATTTTGCCTGAGGGTTTTATTCATCTTGCCCGTTCTGATATCTGTGAAATTGAAGCCATGCGTCACCCGACAAAGCCGATTTATGGTGTGCAATGGCACCCTGAGGTTTCTCATACAGAGAAGGGAGAAGAACTGCTTACTAACTTCCTTGAAATTTGTGAAAAATATTAAGATCGATGTTAATTGTTGACATTAACAATTGGGCTTTGTAGAAATCCTCTAAATTTTGATGTCTTTATTCTTAACTTTGATAGGATTTCTTCATAGTCAAAATGCAAAAAAATTAAAGTCAAATTAGACTTAACATAAATCATGAATGTAAAAGAATTTATTAAGCCAACGAAACAAAAAATCTATATTCTCATTATCTTAATAATAGGTTTGAACATTTTTCCCATTATTATAAAATTCTTTTCCACAATTTTTATCGCCAGGATGCTTGGTCCAGAAAAATATGCAGCTTTCTTGATTTTTAAAAGTACTAATATCCCATACATTCTAACTACAAACGTAATTTATTTTTTATGGATTTATTTAATCGTCTCTATAATTGTAAATATCAGTAAAAAGAAATCTCTGCAAAAATCTTAATACCTACTTAATATCACCTACTTAATATCCTAAGCATGAATTAGTTTAAAATATTTGAATTAGGATTTCTCCATAGCCAACAATCGACATTGTCAATCGATATCAATCTTAGGAACGAAATATCCTGTAAATTTAGTGATTATAAAAGAGAAATAAACGCTATAATGATGAAAAATATCTTCGGGATATTACATCCCGAGTCTTTTCTTCATCATTTTCTGAATGTTGAACTTTCCACCCCTGAAGCCTTTTAGAGCTGTCTGCATGGTTTTGTGGTATTTCAGAAGCTCCCTTACTTCTTCGGGGCTGCAGCCTGAGCCTCTTGAAATCCTTTTGATCCTGGAACCGCCTATGAGCTTGGGGTCCGTCATTTCCTCTTCTGTCATGGAGTCCATGATTGTCTTGTAATTCTTCATCTTGTCACTTGTAGCCTGGAACATCTCATCTGAGAGTTTAACGCCTCCCATTCCGCCCATTCCCAGTGGCAGCATGGACATAATCTGTTTGAGAGGGCCCATTTTGTTCATGGCTTCAAGCTGTTTGTACATATCCTTGAGAGTGAAGCGCCCCTGCATCAGGGCCTCGACATTTACGTCTTCTTCGCTAAGGGTCTCTTCAGCCTTTTCCATCAGGCTTTTAAGGTCTCCCATGCCAAGAAGCCTTGAAATGAATCTGTCAGCTTCGAATTTCTCAAAATCTTCCGGTGTTTCTCCAACGCCGATAAAGGCAATAGGTGCTTTTGTTTCGGAAACGGCAGACAGAGCTCCGCCTCCTTTTGCAGTACCGTCAAGTTTTGTTATGATAACGCCTGTAATTCCTACGGAATCATTAAATGCATGTGCCTGCTGGCTTGCCTGCTGTCCGATACCTGCATCCAGCACCATGAACTTGTGGTCTGGTTTGGCAACGGCGTTGATCTGTTCCATCTCTTCTATAAGATCGGCTTCAAGAGCATGCCGGCCTGCGGTATCCACAATTTTTACGTCGTATTTTTCCAGGGCTTTGAGCCCGTTTCTGGTAATTTCGACGGCATCGGGATTATTTTCTTCCCCATAGAAAGCTACGTTGAGCTTTTCACAGAGAGTTTTAAGCTGGTGATATGCACCAGGTCGGAAGGTATCTGCGGCGACAACTCCTGCTTTGAGTCCTTTTCTCTGGAAGTAGCGAGCAAGCTTTGCTGTACTGGTAGTTTTTCCGCTTCCCTGAAGCCCAACCATCATTATAATCTGCGGCTTGAGCTGAATTTCAGCTCCTTTGCCGATGATTTCCATCAGTTCCTGGTATACAATGCGGATTACGTGCTCCCTCGGGTTCATACCTGCAGGAGGGGCTTCTTTCATTGCACGCTCTTTGATTCTCTGGGACATTCCCATAACAAGTTTTACATTCACGTCGGCCTGGAGCAGAGCCCGCTGGATATCTTTTACTACTTCATTGACCGTACGCTCATCAATTCGCCCCGCGCCGATTAGCTTCTTGAGCGCCCCCTGTAAGGAGTCTCCAAGTTTTTCCATTACCATATGAAAGTCATCCTGCTGATTTTTTGAGGATAAATAAAAAGATACTCACACTTTTTTGACCTTGTGTAAGAGAGTAACCTTCCTTAATAAGCCTTGAGTTTAGTAGCTTAAAATAGGGATAAGTAAATGGATTCCATATATAAATCGGTAACCGGCTATAAAAACGTTGCCGGGTATGAAGATTTGAAACTGTGTTATCTAAAAGGCTCTGAGAAGTGTTAAAACACAAGTTAAAACACAAAAATACAAAAAATCCATAAAAGAGCTTTACTATAGCGGGGGATGGATTCGAACCATCGGTCTACGGGTTATGAGCCCGTCGGGATCTCCTGGCTACCCCACCCCGCTACCGGGTAATTATAATCTGAAAATATGTCAAACCACAAACAAACTCAGAAAAGAGCTTTACTATAGCGGGGGATGGATTCGAACCATCGGTCTACGGGTTATGAGCCCGTCGGGATCTCCTGGCTACCCCACCCCGCTACCGGGTAATTATAATCTGAAAATATGTCAAACCACAAACAAACTCAGAAAAGAGCTTTACTATAGCGGGGGATGGATTCGAACCATCGGTCTACGGGTTATGAGCCCGTCGGGATCTCCTGGCTACCCCACCCCGCTACAAGGTTTTATTTATCAGGCTACTTTGCCTGGGATAACTACCCCAACATACGAGCGATAATTTATATAACTTTCGGTTACTTTTCTAATCTCTTGAAATTTGTCGAGAAATTTGGGTGTTTCTCTGAAGAAGTCCCTCGACTTTTTCAGGCCTTTAGATCTCTTTTTCTTTCCTTTATTTTCCCTGTTCTCTGGTTTTTCTGAAAACATATTTGAAATTCCAAACCCTAAGTCATATTATGACAAGGTGTCTATTCTGCGGAGCTTATTGTGAAGTTAAGTGTGGAGTTTACTGCGAAGGCTATCCTGGAAGCCAGAGGGAAGGAGAAAAGGAAGAATGTGCGGAAATTCTTGGATGTACACAAATCGGCACGTCCTATATCTGCGAAAACTGTCTTAAAGACCTGAAACAGGCTCTTGAATCCCTTTAAAAGGACCAGCTGGAGAAGAATGCATTACCAAGTTAAAAGTTAAAATTGCCCTCTCCTTTACCGAATGGAATGAACAAACCATGAAAAGGGTAGAGGTATTACCGGCAACTCAGACAACCTCAACCTTGAGCATGAAGTGCTCTTCCTCTCCGGTTACTTTCTCCCAGGGTCTTTTATATATTCCAGTTACTTGCTGGCTGCCTTTAGATATGGCTTTAATTTCCCATAAATGAACTCCTCCCGCGCCTATAAGAGGTTGCTTTATTCCTTCAGGCTGCTCTGGAGGATAATATTCTCCTGAGATATTATTGAGTCCCTGGGTCAGATTGAGTTCCCATGAATAGCCTGTAGTCGGATTTTCCTTAAGCTTGAGGTAAAACGTGCTTCCATTTTCAAGACTTGTACTTGTTCCGTTGTCAGCTTCGGTTATTACCTGTTGTTTCGTCGATATAGAACCGGGAGCTTCTTCAAGTAAATTATCTACGGATAGCTCAAAAGACCCGGTTACTCCATTCACATTTACAGTGTAGTTCCCGGCTTTAAGACCCCGAACTTCAAGGGGAATGGTTTCCGTAAAACTCTTTATAGCCTGCGTACAGATCGCATCTTTAGGGCGTTTTGTACTTATAGTGATATTGAAGACATTTCCTTCGCTTTCTTTATTTATTTCGTTGATTTCAGTGCATCCGTCAGGCAGGTAGCCTTTTGCTATCACATGTATCTGTACAGGAAATGACTCAAGGGTCACAATCTGGATACTCTTTACCTTTGCAGTACCGTATATGTAATCTCCCCCAATGGTTCCGTGACTATTGTTTGTTTCTATAATTCCCTGACTATTGTTTGTCGTATTTTCTGATTCAGTTTCGTTCGGCTCTTCTTCAACACATCCGGAAAGAATAACCACAAAGGCCGTAAGTAGAAATGTTGTAATTTTTGTATATTTCCAAAACTTATTATTTGTTCTGGTTTTCATTTTTCCCCTCTTTTTCTCTCGATTCTTATTCTCTATAATAAGTTTATGAAAAGATGAGCCTGTTTGGATTTATCCTTTGCTTAAACTTCAGTTCTGTTCGCAGCTTTATAGGTCAGTTCTCTTTTTTGTTGATTTGAATTGTATTGGAAACTCTCATTTGATCGTAAATTATCAATTCAAGTAGTTCAAAAACTTCAAATTCCAGTAACTAAGAAGCCTCAAGTTCAAGTAAGTCAAAAGCTTTGAATTTCAGCAGTTTAAAAGCTTGATATACGCTTTTAAACAAGCTTTTATAATATTATACTCTATGAAACTTTATATATCTAAATATAAATATATAAAATCTAGTATTAAAGTCCGATTCTTAAAACTCCATTCTTAAAGTCCATCCTTGATTTTTAGCACAGTTTTATATATACTTACCAACTCCATATAATCATTAATAACAGTGTTAACTCTATGTTTTTTGCCCGAAGAATACAGTTTGTACTTTTAAGATTCAGAAAGGCAATTTTTCGCAGTGAAATTGAAAAAATACTTTGAATTGCTATTTAAGGAGGTTCCAGCCTAAGTTCCTGGAAAATATCTAAAGTGAACTATCGCTAAACTAAAGATTCAGCGGTTCTCGATTCATAAATGACCATCAGCATCTCCAACAAGCTTTAATTTGGGTCGAACCGGCCCTACTGAGTTCCGTCCATTCGCTCGCTACGGCTTTACATGAAAACGGACTAGGTACAGTGTATTTATCCAATGCCTTCTGAGCCTGATGATAAACTCTTCAAAAAAGGTTACTTGGTTTTTGCATACCTTAATTTAATATTAGATTAATTCGGTGGTCTATGGAAGGCAATGCATTATGAAAAGTATATTGATAAAGTTGATGTTTATATCCCCTAGTTGATGTTTATATCCCCTGAGCTACAGACTCAGGGGTTTTACGCTTTGCAATATAAACGTAGCATGGAAATTAAAATAAGTGATTAGTGCAGATTTTTTCTTGCCTCGTCTTAAGTAAAGATAAGGTGGTATTTCAGTTGAGAGTTGCAATTATCACACAGGGAGTTTCTAACGTTTTTGAATCCGTTATTGAATCGGGACATGAGGTAGTGGGAATTGTTGAGTGCTCCCGAACAAGAGAACCTAATTCATTCCTTAAAGCTATAGGGGGAGCTTTTACAGATGTCTATTATTCATTCACCTCGAAGCCTTTAAATTTAAAAACCTTCTCTAAAAAACTGGAAATTCCTTATTACTACTTAAGGAAAAGAGACAATGAGGCCTTTAAAAAATGGATGAAGCATTTACAGCCCGATATTATAGTTGTGTATTCTATGTCTCATCTCTTGAAGGAGAATATATTTAATATCCCGAAACTTGGGACTATTAATCTCCATTATTCACATCTTCCAGAATACAGAGGTCCATCCCCTATTTTCTGGGAATATTACGATTATGTCCTTAATCCAGGAGTTACTCTTCATTATATAAACAAAGGCGAGGATACCGGCGATATAATTTTCCAGGACAGGATTCTTATAAGTTCGGGTGAAAAGCTCGAGGAAGTTGTTCAGAAGTTATCTTTAACAGGAATAAAGTTTCTTTTAAAAACAATGGATATCATTGAGAGTGGAGATGTTCCCAGAATAAAGCAGTCTGCAACTACTCCAACGGTGAGAGCCAGAAAGGTTAAATCTAATGAATATAACGAGCTCATAAAATGGGATGAGTGGGGTGTCGAAAGAGTATTTCATTTTTTAAATGGCACTCCTAAGTACCATTACACTCTATTGAAGAAACCCATTTTGTACAAATTTGGGTTCACGATTAAAATTCTGAGTAAAGAAAAATGTAATATTTCCGGATATAAAATAGGAAAACTTTATAAGGAGAATTCAAAATGTTTTTTCGTTTGCAAAAACGGAAAAATATATATTGACGTTACATTTTCACCTGAAAGTTTTCTTGCTCGAATTTACCCTTATATTTGCTGAGCCTGCTCTTTGTAATACAGAATAAGGTCTTCAGTCCATCTCAGAGCTGCAGGCTCAAAACTCATAATAGTTTCCTGGTCAAAAATCCCTTTTGAAGTAAGAAAATCAGCAGCCATGAAGTATTCGGTCTTAACCAGCATGGCAATCTTTATCTCTTCTTTACAGATAAAAAGCCTTCTTTTCTCTCTGGTCAGATAAAGTTTCAGTTCTTCTTCGAAGTCAGTTTTCAGTCTTTCATAGATTTTTTCTGTTACTACAAGGGTTATTCTGGTATCGTTGTCTTTATTTGCTAGAAATATTTCGGAAAAGACCGGATGAAATATTGATGAAAAACAGAGTATCTTTTTTGATTTACTTATGTTATCTTGGAATACGGAAGAAGGCTCAAAAATATTATCGGGGTCAGGTTTAACAAGAAAGCAGAACTTCAATTCATTAAGCCTTTCCAGAAATGCCCTGGGTAATTCGGAGAGATCACGATCCTGCCAGTATTCCGAATTCTCCTCAATGACCTGCAGAGTATCGAGCAAAGGCTCCATCTTTTCGACCAATATTTTCGCAAGAGGCGTTAGCCTGTATTCTCGATCTTCCTGAAAAACTAGATGTTCATCCTTCAGTTTTTTGATTTGGGGAAGCATGCCCGTCGGGTTAACGTTCAGACCGTTTACTATTTCCTCTATCGTTTTCTCTCCATTTTTGAGAAGGAGCAAAAGGTCTTTTCTCTTCTGGGACATAAAAATTAGGTCTATCAAGGCTTTGTCCATTGATTTCACTTTCCGGATCATGCATTTTTGCGAAAGATTCATTTTTCTTCTGTTTTCAGAAAGGTTTTTTGAAGGAACCTGCCAGTTCTACGAGAGATGTTTAAAGATATTTGAAATTATCTTTAGTCACGTCCCTTTAGTCACGTTCTTTCAGTATAACAGGAGTTTGTAATATACTTTCCAAACGTTCATTTTTTAATCGTATCATATTCTTTTTAATTTTATCCCGTTTTTTTTAATTTTATCCTGTTCTTTTTAATCTTTTTCGAGTTATCCTTTGACAAGATAAGAAAACTTAAAGTCTATAATCTAGATTATATAGGTCGAATATAGAGCTTGGAAAGTGATACTTCTTATCTGATAGTGTTGGCTGTGTATCGCAATTTCCAGATCATGGAGGACTTTGCATAAAATCATTCAAGTGTGTGCTTACGAACTGGGATTACATTTATAGTTTGTGCCGAAACATATCTACGGAAATCAAACGTTCTGGATATGAACCGGATGTAATTATTGCGCTTGCAAGGGGGGGCTGGTTTGCCGGGCGAGTGCTCTGCGATTTTTTGGGGCTTGATGACTTATCCAGTTTGAAAATCGAGCATTACATAGGAGACACAGCTATCGATACCGGTGAGCCTTATATTCGATATCCTCTTTCGAACAATGTGATGGAAGGAAAAAAGGTACTTATTGTCGATGATATTGTTGATACTGGAGAAAGTATGCTTAGTGCCAGGGCTTATGTGGAAAATCACAATCCTACTGAAGTCAGGACCGCTTCATTACAGTACTTGGGGAGTTCTAAAATCGACCCCGATTATGTTGGCGAACGGCTTGAGGGTTGGGCCTGGATTATCTATCCCTGGAACTTCATAGAAGATATGACAAGTATCTTGACTAAATGCATGAGAAAAGACCCTAACAAACTCTGGAATCTTGAAGACCTTAAACACAGCCTTTACATAAACCATGATCTGGACTCTATTGTTTTTGAAATCACCCAGCCGGGAAGGCTTCCTGAAGTTCTGGAGGAGATGGAGAGAGTGCGCAGAGTCAATTCCGAAATTATTAATGGAAAGAAGCACTGGAGATTGTTATAAAAAGCTTTATTATAAATCTCTTCCTGAGAGGGTTAATAGCTTACGTTTCTCACTGGAAAACGAAGGGGGCCTTACAGTCTAAGAGCGTGTCTTAAAATTAAATTTGATTCTATAATTGGGACAGGACTTAGGCATTTGAACCTAAAAACAGTGGCATTAAATCGTTAAATGTCTAAATTTGTTACGAAGTTAGAGTATAAAGCAGATTGGTTCGGTAAAACTATCCTGAGAATAGGAAGATTTGAACCATCTTCTAAACTTTGTAACGTTTGCGGATATTATAATTCTAATCTGACTCTTGATGCTAGAGAATGGGAATGCCCTGATTGTAAAACAAAACATGATAGGAACATTAATGCTGCAATCAATATCAAAAAATTCTCACTTCAAGATCAAAATCGTATAGTTATTTGACACTCTTATTGTTATTTGACACTTTTATAGTTATTTGACACCTGTGGAACGCGGGTAAGGGCTTGGGGACTTGTTCTCAAAAGAGAAAGGAATGAACCAAGAAACTTCTCCCTCTAAACTGAGCTGAAAGGTGAAGAATTAAGGGAGAGGTAGTTCACGCTGTAAAATACAAATATACATATCTGTTCAGGGTATCTATATTTTAAGTACCCATAAGGCTATCATTTAGCCACTCTGTATATCATTTAAAATCTCGATTCAGGACACTAAACTGGTCTGAAATCCAGAACACTAAATTGATCTACAATCCAGGACGTGACTGGTCTAAAATTCAGAATACCAGATTTATCTAAAAAACCGAGTACATAATTACATCATTTACAATAAATTAATTCATTAACAGTAAATTAACCCACTATTTATTACCGGTGAATTCATGCCCCATAGATGTACCAGATGCGGAACCATTTTTGAAGACGGAGATTCTGTCATCCTGAGCGGTTGCCCGAACTGCGGTTGGAATAAATTCCTTTATGTAAAAAAAGAATGTGAAGGTTTGGAAAATCAGGAAAGGCTTGCTCTGGAAGAACAAAAGCTGGATCTGGAATCCTCTCTGGATGAAGTTGTCAGAAATATTGATGAGGCTCTTGCTTCTGAGCAGGAAAGTGTAAAGCAGGAACCCGAAGCCGAGAGGGTAACAGATGAAGAAAGAGTAGAGTCCGTAAGAATCCTTGGGCCTGGCTCATATGAACTTAACTTGGACTCCCTTCTTGAAAGAAAAGAACTCGTTATGGCAATCCGGGAAGAGGGGTCTTACGCCCTGCACCTGCCCTCGGTTTTCAGCCAGCAAAAGGAAAACAAAAAGAAAAATTAAAAAGTAGAAATAACTTGGATTTTTCAAAATTTCCCAGAAATTTCTTTCCTGGGTGTTTTTGAGGAATAATTCTGGATAGTCTTATAGAACAAAGCGTAAAAGCCTGTGCTTTTAGCCTGAAGTATATGGTTAGCTTATCCTATTTTTGTTATTTTCAATTGTAAACTTTTTCTTTAATTATTCTTCATTGTACCCAGCTTACATCTTATGTTCCAATTTGTTTATTTCTGGGTATAATAGTTTTTTGTTAGAAAGATTATTCTATAAAGAATCTAAATTTATACTGGATCTTAAAACTTATAATTTTCAATAGTAAGATGGGGTTTTAATGAAAATCAACATTTCCTGTAAAATACTGATATTTGCAGTCTTTCTTGGATTGGCTGTTTTCTCAGGAAGTTTTCTTCTGGTTAACAACGAAGACGATATTTCTGAATGTTCCGGAAAACAGCTTATTGAAATCGTTTCTAACGAAAGCTCAATAAAAGAAATTACAGACTTTCACGAGAATGATATCATTCAGAAAGTAAATCTTCAGGATAACCCTGTTAATTCTCAGGATTACTGGGACGACTCTGAAACTTTTGTTGTAGATATTAAAAAGTTCAAGGAATCGGCTGAATGTGGAAATGTTAATCTTAGGTTACTAGACAGAAATTTTAACATAGAATTTGATGAGAGTTTAGTTCTCAATGAGGGAGATTCATGTCACTACTCCGGGCACATTAAAGGAGTGCCTTACAGTAGAGCTGAATTTTATGT contains these protein-coding regions:
- a CDS encoding signal recognition particle protein Srp54; the encoded protein is MVMEKLGDSLQGALKKLIGAGRIDERTVNEVVKDIQRALLQADVNVKLVMGMSQRIKERAMKEAPPAGMNPREHVIRIVYQELMEIIGKGAEIQLKPQIIMMVGLQGSGKTTSTAKLARYFQRKGLKAGVVAADTFRPGAYHQLKTLCEKLNVAFYGEENNPDAVEITRNGLKALEKYDVKIVDTAGRHALEADLIEEMEQINAVAKPDHKFMVLDAGIGQQASQQAHAFNDSVGITGVIITKLDGTAKGGGALSAVSETKAPIAFIGVGETPEDFEKFEADRFISRLLGMGDLKSLMEKAEETLSEEDVNVEALMQGRFTLKDMYKQLEAMNKMGPLKQIMSMLPLGMGGMGGVKLSDEMFQATSDKMKNYKTIMDSMTEEEMTDPKLIGGSRIKRISRGSGCSPEEVRELLKYHKTMQTALKGFRGGKFNIQKMMKKRLGM
- a CDS encoding Zn-ribbon domain-containing protein — translated: MPHRCTRCGTIFEDGDSVILSGCPNCGWNKFLYVKKECEGLENQERLALEEQKLDLESSLDEVVRNIDEALASEQESVKQEPEAERVTDEERVESVRILGPGSYELNLDSLLERKELVMAIREEGSYALHLPSVFSQQKENKKKN
- a CDS encoding protease inhibitor I42 family protein, whose product is MKTRTNNKFWKYTKITTFLLTAFVVILSGCVEEEPNETESENTTNNSQGIIETNNSHGTIGGDYIYGTAKVKSIQIVTLESFPVQIHVIAKGYLPDGCTEINEINKESEGNVFNITISTKRPKDAICTQAIKSFTETIPLEVRGLKAGNYTVNVNGVTGSFELSVDNLLEEAPGSISTKQQVITEADNGTSTSLENGSTFYLKLKENPTTGYSWELNLTQGLNNISGEYYPPEQPEGIKQPLIGAGGVHLWEIKAISKGSQQVTGIYKRPWEKVTGEEEHFMLKVEVV
- a CDS encoding methionyl-tRNA formyltransferase yields the protein MRVAIITQGVSNVFESVIESGHEVVGIVECSRTREPNSFLKAIGGAFTDVYYSFTSKPLNLKTFSKKLEIPYYYLRKRDNEAFKKWMKHLQPDIIVVYSMSHLLKENIFNIPKLGTINLHYSHLPEYRGPSPIFWEYYDYVLNPGVTLHYINKGEDTGDIIFQDRILISSGEKLEEVVQKLSLTGIKFLLKTMDIIESGDVPRIKQSATTPTVRARKVKSNEYNELIKWDEWGVERVFHFLNGTPKYHYTLLKKPILYKFGFTIKILSKEKCNISGYKIGKLYKENSKCFFVCKNGKIYIDVTFSPESFLARIYPYIC
- a CDS encoding 3-dehydroquinate synthase II, producing the protein MKKKSVWIKADEGGWEQQKERITTGLESGADCVLVNPGDVGKVRELGNIPVATFGRDNKSGAEIIVVGKRGEGDGTKPLPLETQGSLDINAATLLRDKEVAVGGYVIIKDKRYEQFAAEMGKVCDFLIVTGTDWKVIPLENLIAELQRYDVKIIFGVKNAEEARLAFKTLETGADGVLLNSGNIQEIKDTIQAAREMENERTELESAVITRVEPLGMGDRVCVDTCNLMQKGEGMLIGSQASGMFLVNSESDDSPYVAARPFRVNAGAVHSYIKIGDKTRYLSELRTGDAVTIIDSKGRQREGFVGRVKIESRPLMLIEAKAGNRTLSAILQNAETIKLVGKDGNPISVAKLKKGDEVLVRLEEGARHFGKKIEETIIEK
- a CDS encoding GMP synthase subunit A, with protein sequence MKELKILVVNNYGQFCHLIHRAVRDLDMDTKIIPNTTPIEDILAEEPDGLILSGGPEMDRAGLCFDYVREIDLPILGICLGHQAIALAYGGHVHSGKKGGYAEVEVEVLEEDDILRGLGPKATVWASHADEVAILPEGFIHLARSDICEIEAMRHPTKPIYGVQWHPEVSHTEKGEELLTNFLEICEKY
- a CDS encoding 2-amino-3,7-dideoxy-D-threo-hept-6-ulosonate synthase; the protein is MAEIGKKIRIERLMNRESRNMVIIPMDHGISDGPIDGLINITDTVNKVAEGGANAVLMQKGMVKYGHRGYGHDIGLIVHISGSSSLSPDPNAKVQVCTVEEVIKMGADAVSMHINIGSETEADQLEQLGKISRDCTEWGMPLLTMMYPRGKKITNPHDPVNVAHAARIGAELGADVVKTVYTGDPDSFRDVVRGCPVPVVIAGGPKTSTDLELLEMIDGAMEAGARGAAIGRNVFQHKDPVRLTRAICEIVHHRRPVEEALEQLK
- a CDS encoding phosphoribosyltransferase → MLTNWDYIYSLCRNISTEIKRSGYEPDVIIALARGGWFAGRVLCDFLGLDDLSSLKIEHYIGDTAIDTGEPYIRYPLSNNVMEGKKVLIVDDIVDTGESMLSARAYVENHNPTEVRTASLQYLGSSKIDPDYVGERLEGWAWIIYPWNFIEDMTSILTKCMRKDPNKLWNLEDLKHSLYINHDLDSIVFEITQPGRLPEVLEEMERVRRVNSEIINGKKHWRLL
- a CDS encoding winged helix-turn-helix domain-containing protein encodes the protein MNLSQKCMIRKVKSMDKALIDLIFMSQKRKDLLLLLKNGEKTIEEIVNGLNVNPTGMLPQIKKLKDEHLVFQEDREYRLTPLAKILVEKMEPLLDTLQVIEENSEYWQDRDLSELPRAFLERLNELKFCFLVKPDPDNIFEPSSVFQDNISKSKKILCFSSIFHPVFSEIFLANKDNDTRITLVVTEKIYERLKTDFEEELKLYLTREKRRLFICKEEIKIAMLVKTEYFMAADFLTSKGIFDQETIMSFEPAALRWTEDLILYYKEQAQQI